The sequence below is a genomic window from Piliocolobus tephrosceles isolate RC106 chromosome 8, ASM277652v3, whole genome shotgun sequence.
TCAAAGATGTTAAGGCTCGGGGACATGACCTAAGTGTAGAACTCAAAAAAGGAAAGCTAGTTACCTTCTGCCGCTCGGAGTGGCCCACCTTTGGCGTAGGATGGCCCTCTGAAggaactttctgtctctctataattactaaggtaaaaactaagatTTTCCTGCCGGGGCGGTCAGGACATCCTGATCAGATTCCTTACATTCTAGTGTGGCAGGATCTTGTAGAAAACCCGCTGCCCTGGTTAGCCCCGTTTATCCCTGAGCCCTGCAAGGTCCTAGTAACGCGACCTACAAAACAAAAGACCCCCTCTGCTCCTCCGACCCCTGTGTTGCCTGATAGCCAGGACCCCCTACCGTTGGAACCCACACTTCCGCCACCATACCCACATCCCATTCCACAGGCTCCGGTTCCTCCGGGCGCCTCTGCAATGCAGCACGGAGACCGGGAGGCAGAAGCAGCCGAAAACGAAAATGACCTGGGGGGACCGGCCGGCCGAACACGAGGCCGTGCACAACGTGAACAGGCTTCCCGACCCCCTGAGTCTACTGTAGCCCTACCCCTTAGAGAAATAGGCTCACTCAATGAAACCGGGTTTTCTCGCCTCATGTATTGGCCCTTCTCCACTAGTGATTTGTACAATTGGAAGTCCCAAAATGCTCGCTTCTCGGACAATCCTAAAGATCTAACCTCATTGTTAGACAGTGTCATGTTTACTCACCAGCCGACTTGGGACGACTGCCAACAACTCCTCTGAATCCTGTTTACCACGGAGGAGCGGGAAAGAATCCAGGTTGAGGCCAGAAAGCTGGTTCCAGGAGATGACGGCCAGCCTACTGCAAATCCTGATCTCATCAATGAGGCTTTTCCCTTGACCCGACCCAGATGGGATTATAATACGacagaaggtaggggacgactgctcatttatcgccagactctaatggcaggtCTCCGGGCAGCAGCTCGCAAGCCCACCAATTTAGCTAAAGTATATTCTGTGCTACAAAGTAAGACAGAAAGCCCTGCTGTTTATTTAGAAAGACTAATGGAGGCTTTCAGGCAGTTTACCCCTATGAACCCAGAAGCACCAGAAAATCAGGCAGCCGTAGtaatgtcctttgtaaaccaggcagcaccagatattaaaaggaaactccagaaattagaaagtttagagggaaagcagattcaggaCCTCCTTCAGATAGCCCAGCGAGTTTATAATAATAGAGATACtccagaagaaaagcaatttagggcaactaaagaaatgaccaaagtTTTAGTAGCTGCCTTCCCCCAGGCAGGGAACGCCCAAGGTAGGAAGCAAGCCACGCAAGGCTCCAAACAAAGATTAGAAAAAGATCAATGTGCTTATTGTAAGGAGCGCGGTCACTGGATTAGAGACTgcccaaagaaaaggaaaccagccAACTCAACCTCCATCCTCGTTACCCAGGACTCTGATTAGGGAGGACGGGGTTCGGAGCCCCTCCCTGAAcccagggtaactttgcaagtggaggggtccccagttCACTTCCTGGTTGATACTGGGGCGGAACGCTCAGTCCTAACCAGACGGATCGGAAAAATGTCTAAGAATACATCTTGGGTGCATGGAGCCACAGGCATCAAAAAATACCCCTGGACAACTCAGAGGACTGTGGACTTAGGAACAGGAAAAGTATCCCACTCCTTCTTAGTCATCCCAGAGAGCCCTTGCCCTCTATTAGGAAGAGACTTGTTAacaaaaatgggggcccaaaACCACTTTGAGCCGGGGGGCCCCAGGTGACTGATTCCCAGAACCGACCGATATCCATCCTGACTGTCACCTTAGAAGATGAATACAGACTCCATCAGGAGCAGAAGTCTCCTGATCAGGGAATTCACTCTTGGCTCCAGCGTTTCCCTGAAGCATGGGCAGAAACTGGGGGCTTAGGATTAGCAAAACATCGGCCAGCTATATTTGTAGAAATTAAACCAGGAATAGACCCGGTCCAGGTACGGCAATATCCCATGCCCCTAGAGGCCAAAAAAGGAATTACACCCCATATCCGCCGGCTCTTAGACCAGGGGGTCCTACGGGCTTGCCACTCATCCTGGAATACTCCGCTGTTACCTGTCCGTAAACCCAACAGCACGGATTAAGGCCAGTGCAGGATCTAAGAGAAGTTAACAGAAGGGTCATGGATATACACCCCACTGTGCCTAATCCATACACCCTCCTGAGCGCCTTGCATCCAGAAAAACAGTGGTACACCGTCcttgatttaaaagatgctttcttcagccTACCTCTGGCCCCCAAAAGTCAAGaactctttgcatttgaatggacggATCCTGAGAGGGGCATCAACGGTCAGCTGACATGGACCAGGCTGCCACAAGGGttcaagaactcgccaaccctgttcgatgaagcccttcatgaagatctgggtgagtaccggcggcaacaccctgaaataactcttttgcagtatgttgatgatctcttAATAGCGGCCAGGTCCCCGGAAACTTGTGTTCAAGGGACTGAGGACCTCTTGAAGACTCTGGGGGAGCTAGGCTACCAAGCCTCAGCAACAAAGGCTCAGATCTGCAAGTCGGAGGTAACCTATCTGGGGTACctattaaaaggggggcaacgctGGTTAACCAGAGCCCGGAAAGAGACAGTCCTACGCATCTCTAGACCCCCATCGGCACGACAAGTAAGAGAATTCTTGGGGTCGgcggggttctgtaggttatggatacccaggtttgcagagttagccaagcccctataccaggcaacaaaagaacagcagcccttcaattggacggaagaggctgagctggccttCCAGCAGATAAAAACTGCTCTGTTATCAGCCCCTGCGCTAGGACTCCCTGATGTTTCCAGGCCCTTCCACCTATACGTAGATGAAAGTAAGGGCGTTGCAAAAGCTGTGTTAACTCAGTATCTAGGCCCCTGGCAGAGACCAGTCGCCTACCTGTCAAAGAAGTTGGATCCGGTGGCTGCTGGCTGGCCACCCTGTCTCTGGATAATCGCGGCAACCACCCTAATGGTTCAAGACGCTGACAAACTTACCATGGGGCAAGAGTTGCGCGTTACAACCCCGCATGCCATTGAAGGCATCCTCTGGCAGCCGCCGGACCGATGGATAAGTaacgcccggctcacccactatcaAGGACTGCTGTTAAACCCCCTCAGAATAACTTTTCTGCCCCCAACATCTTTAAATCCTGCTTCACTGCTGCCAAATCCAGACTTGGACACCCCGTTCCATGAGTGCACTGAGATACTGGCTCAGGTGCATGGGGTGCGGGAGGACCTGCAAGATCGTCCGCTCCCCGACGCAGAACTCATCTGGTTCACTGATGGCAGCAGCTTCGTCCACCAAGGCCAGCGGTATGCAGGAGCGGCTGTAacgtcagagactgaggtaatctgggcaGAACCCTTGCCTCCAGGGACATCGGCCCAAAGAGCCGAACTGATAGCACTCACCCAGGCCCTCACCTTAGGGGCagagaaaaaactaacagtatACACGGACAGCTGCTATGCTTTCGCCACCGCGTACATACATGGGgccgaaagagagagagaggggactattaacagctgaaggaaaagaaataaaaaacaaacaagagatcCTAGCTCTATTAACTGCtttgtggaaaccaaagaaattggctATCGTACATTGCCCAGGGCATCAGAAACCGACCACTCCGATTGCTCAAGGCAACTTTCTAGCAGACCAAACTGCAAAGAGTGTGGCAAAGGCTCCCAGTcaactccttgcactccagcttccTGATCCGGGTCCCCGGGACCTGCCATATCTCCCTGATTATTCAGAACAAGATCTCCAGTGGATCGACAAACTTCCCCTAAAACAGAtccagaatgggtggtggactgatactaatgaccaaaccatcctgccagaaaaattaggacaagtGTTAGAACACATCCACCGAaccacccacctgggtgcccgGCAGATGATAAACTTGATCAGACGCTCCAAGCTCAAGATTAGACATATAGCCGAGACGGCCAGCAGCATCGTGACCAattgcaaagtctgccagctGAATAATGCCTACCCTCAATCACAGGCTACACAACAGGAACAAGGCTCAGGGGAACCAGGCCCGGTATCTACCGGGAAgtagattttactgagataaagccaGGGAAATATGGGTATGGGTACTTActtgtttttgtagatactttttcaggatggactGAAGCGTTCCCAACCA
It includes:
- the TMEM225B gene encoding transmembrane protein 225B isoform X1, with the translated sequence MDIHPTVPNPYTLLSALHPEKQWYTVLDLKDAFFSLPLAPKSQELFAFEWTDPERGINGQLTWTRLPQGFKNSPTLFDEALHEDLGEYRRQHPEITLLQYVDDLLIAARSPETCVQGTEDLLKTLGELGYQASATKAQICKSEVTYLGYLLKGGQRWLTRARKETVLRISRPPSARQVREFLGSAGFCRLWIPRFAELAKPLYQATKEQQPFNWTEEAELAFQQIKTALLSAPALGLPDVSRPFHLYVDESKGVAKAVLTQYLGPWQRPVAYLSKKLDPVAAGWPPCLWIIAATTLMVQDADKLTMGQELRVTTPHAIEGILWQPPDRWISNARLTHYQGLLLNPLRITFLPPTSLNPASLLPNPDLDTPFHECTEILAQVHGVREDLQDRPLPDAELIWFTDGSSFVHQGQRYAGAAVTSETEVIWAEPLPPGTSAQRAELIALTQALTLGAEKKLTVYTDSCYAFATAYIHGAEREREGTINS